One Natrinema marinum genomic window carries:
- a CDS encoding extracellular solute-binding protein, whose amino-acid sequence MRSRDGRTDASATGRRAVLAATGGLTAGLIGTAGCLGSADAVRVLAAGSLAVPLEDGVGPAFESASDTRYEGEYYGTNAVLRFVEDGTKHPDVVIGADVDLLRDRLYPAQANWDAEFAANEVVIAFAPETTLGRRLAAGDPWYEVFADAEDGEIAISDPDLDPLGYRALLLFELAEREHALGGFRDALAEKVYREPDEPRLLAGLENGNRACAVAYSNMAAERDVGVRELPDAYNFGNPSYADRYARVRYTTESGHTVAGSPVVYNATVPTDADDPDTGREFVSFLLERDDLLAERGLRVGDALPRFHGDPPEAIGP is encoded by the coding sequence ATGCGCAGTCGCGACGGCCGAACCGACGCGTCCGCCACGGGCCGTCGAGCGGTTCTCGCCGCGACCGGCGGGCTGACGGCCGGCCTGATCGGGACGGCGGGCTGTCTCGGAAGCGCAGACGCCGTTCGCGTGCTCGCCGCTGGCAGTCTGGCCGTTCCCCTCGAGGACGGTGTCGGGCCGGCATTCGAGTCTGCGTCCGACACGCGATACGAGGGCGAGTACTACGGGACCAACGCCGTGTTGCGCTTCGTCGAGGACGGGACGAAGCACCCGGACGTGGTGATCGGAGCCGACGTGGACCTCCTGCGCGATCGGCTCTACCCCGCGCAGGCCAACTGGGACGCCGAATTCGCGGCCAACGAGGTCGTGATCGCCTTCGCGCCGGAGACGACGTTGGGCCGGCGGCTCGCGGCCGGCGACCCGTGGTACGAGGTCTTCGCCGATGCTGAGGACGGCGAGATCGCAATCAGTGATCCGGACCTCGATCCGCTGGGCTACCGGGCGCTGCTCCTGTTCGAACTCGCCGAGCGCGAACACGCCCTCGGGGGCTTTCGCGACGCGCTGGCCGAGAAAGTCTACCGCGAGCCCGACGAACCGCGGCTGCTCGCAGGCCTCGAGAACGGAAACCGAGCTTGTGCGGTCGCCTACAGCAACATGGCGGCCGAACGTGATGTCGGAGTCCGCGAACTGCCCGACGCCTACAACTTCGGGAACCCGTCGTACGCCGACCGCTACGCTCGAGTGCGCTACACGACCGAAAGCGGCCACACCGTCGCGGGATCGCCGGTGGTCTACAACGCGACGGTCCCGACCGATGCGGACGATCCCGATACGGGCCGGGAGTTCGTCTCGTTCCTGCTCGAGCGCGACGACCTGCTCGCCGAGCGCGGCCTGCGCGTCGGCGACGCGCTGCCGCGGTTCCACGGCGACCCGCCGGAGGCGATCGGGCCGTGA
- a CDS encoding MBL fold metallo-hydrolase produces MSVDYEKLTFERIGHASVRVETDDGLVVYVDPWSEQLEGEPNDGDVVFVTHDDFDHYDPEGIAAVAGEDATVAVFEAVDTSDLVRDVVDLPYSGETTVGGIDVETVPAYNDSDGEHVDDDGDPFHADGEVIGLVLTLEGTTVFFPSDTDFLDHHESISADVFVPPIGGHYTMDRREAADFARSVDPDLVLPEHYDTFEPIETDAEAFADDLEAEGIRVELF; encoded by the coding sequence ATGTCCGTCGACTACGAGAAACTCACGTTCGAACGTATCGGCCACGCGAGCGTCCGTGTCGAGACCGACGACGGTCTCGTCGTCTACGTCGATCCGTGGAGCGAGCAACTCGAGGGAGAACCGAACGACGGCGACGTGGTGTTCGTCACGCACGACGACTTCGATCACTACGATCCCGAGGGGATCGCGGCCGTCGCCGGCGAGGACGCCACGGTCGCGGTCTTCGAAGCCGTCGACACGAGTGACCTCGTGCGTGACGTCGTAGATCTCCCCTACTCGGGGGAGACGACGGTCGGTGGAATCGACGTCGAGACGGTGCCTGCGTACAACGACTCCGACGGCGAGCACGTCGACGACGACGGCGATCCGTTCCACGCCGACGGGGAGGTGATCGGCCTAGTGCTCACGCTCGAGGGGACGACGGTCTTCTTCCCGTCGGATACGGACTTCCTCGACCACCACGAGTCGATCTCGGCGGACGTGTTCGTCCCGCCGATCGGCGGCCACTACACGATGGACCGCCGCGAGGCCGCGGACTTCGCGCGCAGCGTCGACCCCGACCTCGTGCTGCCCGAACACTACGACACCTTCGAACCGATCGAGACCGACGCCGAGGCGTTCGCCGACGATCTCGAGGCGGAGGGCATCCGCGTCGAACTGTTCTAA
- a CDS encoding ABC transporter permease: MSRLHRRRDESSSGERSVGDGASEERSSRPPVGGHSGGFERVPGGLAVPALLGGILLAYFVVPVAVFLLQAREVDLVAAVADPAIRDAVATSLLTAPVSTAIATVFGVPLAYVLSRASFRGKRLLEAAVLLPLVVPPIVGGVMLLTVVGRYTPIGSVAAALGVPLTGSHAGVILAQTFVAAPFLVVTARAGFDGVDPRLEEASRTLGYGRLRTIRLVSLPLARDAIAAGIVLTFVRAIGEFGATMMVAYTPRTMPTQIRVSFIARGIDAIVPIALALLAIAVIVVVAVQLLVGTPRRH, encoded by the coding sequence GTGAGCCGTCTGCACCGTCGTCGCGACGAGTCCTCGAGCGGCGAAAGGTCGGTCGGCGACGGCGCGTCCGAGGAGCGCTCGAGTCGGCCTCCCGTTGGGGGTCACAGCGGCGGCTTCGAGCGGGTTCCCGGCGGGCTCGCCGTGCCGGCGCTGCTCGGCGGTATCCTGCTCGCGTACTTCGTCGTCCCCGTCGCCGTCTTCCTGTTGCAGGCCCGCGAGGTGGATCTCGTCGCCGCCGTCGCCGATCCGGCGATTCGGGACGCCGTCGCGACCTCGCTGCTGACGGCTCCGGTCTCGACGGCCATCGCGACCGTCTTCGGCGTGCCGCTGGCGTACGTCCTCTCGCGGGCCTCGTTTCGCGGGAAGCGGCTGCTCGAGGCCGCCGTCTTGCTTCCGCTGGTCGTCCCGCCGATCGTCGGCGGCGTCATGCTGTTGACCGTCGTGGGCCGCTACACGCCGATCGGATCGGTCGCGGCGGCGCTGGGCGTGCCGTTGACCGGGAGCCACGCCGGCGTGATCCTCGCCCAGACGTTCGTCGCCGCGCCGTTTCTGGTCGTCACCGCTCGCGCGGGGTTCGACGGCGTCGATCCACGGCTCGAGGAGGCATCTCGGACGCTGGGGTACGGTCGTTTACGGACGATTCGACTGGTCTCGCTGCCGCTCGCGCGAGACGCGATCGCCGCCGGCATCGTGCTGACGTTCGTCCGGGCAATCGGCGAGTTCGGCGCGACGATGATGGTCGCGTACACCCCGAGAACGATGCCGACCCAGATCCGCGTCTCGTTTATCGCCCGCGGGATCGACGCGATCGTGCCGATCGCGCTCG